In Psychrobacter ciconiae, the following are encoded in one genomic region:
- a CDS encoding YhbY family RNA-binding protein, with product MQLDNETIRHLKGIGHQLKPIVMIGNNGVTQAIINEVDRALTDHELIKVKLPAGSKHDRDVVSSELAAAANAYVIHTIGRMALLLRRNPNPNPKLSNLVRYQ from the coding sequence ATGCAGCTTGATAACGAGACGATCCGCCACCTAAAAGGCATTGGTCACCAATTAAAGCCTATCGTGATGATTGGCAATAATGGCGTCACCCAAGCGATCATCAATGAAGTGGATCGGGCTTTAACCGACCATGAATTGATCAAAGTAAAGCTTCCAGCTGGTAGCAAACATGACCGCGACGTTGTAAGTAGCGAACTTGCAGCGGCAGCGAATGCTTATGTCATTCATACTATCGGTCGCATGGCGCTTTTGCTTCGTCGAAACCCTAATCCAAACCCAAAGCTTTCTAACTTGGTTCGCTATCAATAA
- a CDS encoding DOMON domain-containing protein codes for MTHKTMQQRFNLQPFQNTIADDALILGVKPCLLNDITIAVIADIEMGIKPYLWLDYQIRLPKTLAALLDWSDWQEENVVFTDFLWQQTCLECFIQSSKQSGYIEINAAPSGEFAVYEFLAYRTPSQLPPVPLFLKDKFQGDHRAVIIWQNSNDLHHAATKLQRSFAMDLSQIATLDLASANFGLSKLQPCVILTFGSHQLYFASEHPALPDFHNASFWQPFCPAP; via the coding sequence ATGACTCACAAAACTATGCAACAACGATTTAACTTACAACCTTTTCAAAACACAATTGCGGACGACGCCTTGATTTTAGGTGTAAAGCCTTGTTTATTAAATGACATTACAATTGCAGTGATCGCTGACATTGAGATGGGGATTAAACCTTATTTATGGCTTGATTATCAAATAAGACTGCCAAAAACCTTAGCGGCGCTGCTTGATTGGTCGGACTGGCAAGAAGAAAACGTAGTCTTTACTGACTTTTTATGGCAACAAACGTGCCTTGAATGCTTTATTCAGAGCTCAAAACAATCAGGATATATTGAAATCAATGCCGCCCCTAGTGGTGAGTTTGCCGTTTATGAGTTTTTAGCTTATAGAACACCAAGCCAATTACCGCCAGTGCCGCTTTTTTTAAAGGATAAGTTTCAAGGCGACCATCGCGCGGTGATTATTTGGCAAAATAGTAATGACTTACATCATGCCGCCACCAAATTGCAGCGTAGCTTTGCAATGGATTTAAGCCAAATTGCGACCCTTGACTTAGCTTCGGCTAATTTTGGACTCTCTAAACTGCAACCTTGCGTTATCTTAACTTTTGGCAGCCATCAGCTTTATTTTGCCTCTGAACATCCAGCGCTGCCTGACTTTCATAATGCCAGTTTTTGGCAACCATTTTGCCCAGCGCCTTAA
- a CDS encoding CHAP domain-containing protein, whose protein sequence is MKHALLILTVLGMGIAQTSGAAEGLYGTNYTVTRAKPIRTINNASITSNYASSQNIYSTKSGAHVAVSNNDEISRTITRLSNTAQKKQQELASLTSKVFYEQQKKFAGSIPDRFSAPAQAAAHASRVALSRSSGRCARYVRTALQAAGYSFKPNPSAYQYATRGTLANAGFTKISNSTPPQVGDVVVYDRSSKHPHGHIQIYDGSSWISDFRQNSISPYSGAYSYTTWRDSQYVDDASNRGIYLAMNE, encoded by the coding sequence ATGAAACACGCGTTATTAATTTTGACCGTATTAGGCATGGGTATCGCACAAACGAGTGGTGCAGCCGAAGGGTTATACGGCACGAATTATACAGTGACTCGAGCCAAGCCCATCAGAACCATCAATAATGCTTCAATCACTTCAAATTACGCATCTTCTCAAAATATTTATAGCACTAAAAGTGGTGCTCATGTTGCGGTCTCAAATAATGATGAGATCAGCCGCACCATCACGCGGTTAAGCAACACCGCTCAAAAAAAGCAGCAAGAGCTTGCATCATTAACTTCAAAAGTTTTTTATGAGCAGCAGAAGAAATTTGCAGGATCAATTCCTGACAGATTCTCAGCTCCTGCCCAAGCTGCCGCCCATGCTTCACGTGTGGCACTATCAAGAAGTTCTGGTCGCTGTGCGCGCTACGTTCGCACTGCATTGCAAGCCGCCGGTTATAGCTTCAAGCCAAACCCATCTGCGTATCAGTACGCCACCCGTGGTACGCTTGCAAACGCAGGATTTACGAAAATTAGTAACAGCACCCCACCACAAGTAGGCGATGTGGTCGTTTATGACCGCAGCTCAAAGCATCCGCACGGTCATATCCAAATTTATGACGGCTCAAGCTGGATTTCAGATTTCCGTCAAAACAGCATCAGCCCATACAGCGGCGCTTACTCTTATACCACTTGGCGCGACTCACAATATGTGGACGACGCATCAAACCGTGGTATTTACCTTGCGATGAATGAATAA
- a CDS encoding DciA family protein codes for MSKKQPNQLANLIDHQAFAGSLLPKNLANTLKTLTQATAELKKILAETLPVEILNSCQVVGLTAEQLTLSVSSTTAANHIRYLQSAYLQLLNRESLTFRQLNVLRVVVVELDSKNPSFYEQSVVLADSKNPIKANENQPLSQNTKRTIAQAANHVTTDKNLQNALLRLIKDEKS; via the coding sequence ATGTCAAAAAAACAGCCCAATCAACTTGCTAATTTGATTGATCATCAAGCTTTTGCTGGCAGCTTATTGCCAAAAAACCTTGCTAATACTCTCAAAACACTGACACAAGCGACCGCTGAATTAAAAAAAATATTGGCAGAAACCCTGCCAGTTGAAATTCTTAATTCTTGCCAAGTCGTGGGACTAACTGCTGAGCAACTAACGCTCAGTGTGAGCTCAACGACGGCAGCAAATCATATTCGTTACTTACAAAGCGCGTACCTTCAACTGCTAAATCGCGAATCACTTACATTCCGTCAACTTAACGTTTTGCGCGTTGTGGTAGTCGAACTTGATTCCAAAAATCCGTCATTTTATGAACAATCTGTAGTGCTGGCAGATTCAAAAAACCCTATCAAAGCCAATGAAAATCAGCCTCTTAGCCAAAACACAAAGCGGACTATAGCACAGGCTGCTAACCATGTCACCACTGATAAAAATTTACAAAATGCGCTTTTGAGGCTGATTAAAGATGAAAAAAGCTGA
- the lpxC gene encoding UDP-3-O-acyl-N-acetylglucosamine deacetylase — translation MNQRTIHSVIKITGIGLHSGHPVDLEFHPQPVNTGVVFERSDIIASEPIPAHAFLVQDTMMSSNLVFGGTRVGTVEHLLSAVAGLGIDNLLVRVSAAEIPIMDGSAAPFVGLLLQAGLCEQDAPKRFLRICKPVRVKIDDKWAELRPFDGFELNFEIDFDHPAIDKDFQHAQLCFSTQNFIEELSAARTFGFLKDIEALRKNNLALGGSMDNAIVIDDSEVLNVEGLRFADEFVRHKILDALGDLYLIGYPILGRFNAYKSGHALNNLLVREILSDPDNFEIVTFDDNVSCPIEYLPLSALTIEG, via the coding sequence ATGAATCAACGAACAATTCACTCAGTAATTAAAATTACTGGGATTGGTTTGCATAGCGGTCATCCTGTCGATTTAGAGTTTCATCCGCAGCCGGTTAATACAGGTGTGGTTTTTGAGCGCTCGGACATCATTGCTTCAGAGCCGATTCCGGCGCATGCATTTTTGGTTCAAGATACCATGATGTCATCAAATTTGGTATTTGGCGGCACGCGTGTTGGAACTGTGGAGCACTTATTAAGCGCGGTTGCAGGGCTTGGTATTGATAACTTGCTCGTTCGCGTATCCGCCGCCGAAATTCCTATTATGGATGGCAGTGCCGCGCCATTTGTTGGTTTGCTGTTGCAAGCCGGACTTTGTGAGCAAGACGCTCCTAAAAGGTTTTTACGGATTTGCAAGCCGGTTCGGGTGAAAATCGATGATAAGTGGGCAGAGCTTAGACCTTTTGATGGCTTTGAGCTTAATTTTGAGATTGATTTTGACCATCCTGCCATCGACAAAGACTTTCAGCATGCCCAACTGTGCTTTTCGACTCAAAACTTTATTGAAGAGCTGAGCGCTGCACGAACTTTTGGGTTTTTAAAGGATATTGAAGCCCTTCGCAAAAATAACTTGGCGCTGGGTGGCAGCATGGACAATGCCATCGTCATTGATGATTCAGAAGTCTTAAATGTCGAAGGACTAAGATTTGCTGATGAATTTGTTCGCCACAAGATTCTTGATGCGTTAGGCGATTTATACCTTATTGGCTATCCAATTTTAGGTCGCTTTAATGCTTATAAATCTGGTCATGCCTTAAACAATTTACTCGTTCGCGAGATCCTATCTGACCCAGATAACTTTGAAATTGTAACATTTGATGACAATGTAAGCTGCCCAATTGAATATTTACCATTGTCAGCCCTAACTATCGAAGGATAA